The following are encoded in a window of Streptomyces sp. 11x1 genomic DNA:
- a CDS encoding protein kinase domain-containing protein has product MPLRSDDPGSVGGYKVVDRLGTGGMGVVYRARSRSGREVAVKVVHAQYAQDAVFRSRFRQEIEAVRKVSGAFTAAVVDADPEAERPWMATQYVPGRSLAQRIRDHGPLDGTELRVLALGLVEALREIHRAGVVHRDLKPANVLMADDGPRVIDFGISRAAENLALTETGQMIGTPPFMSPEQLTDARTAGPASDVFSLGTLLVYAATGRGPFDADSPYLTAYRVIHDEPVLDGVDPPLRAALERCLAKEAADRPGLDELAREFEAALPEPEPGSQPVVPRREEVAAAATEFHLEMGPDPEPPPARRRRLRPLLAATGTVGALVLGLTAYLLGPGRADTTDTAAPAPTPTSRWTPPPGAWKPWQTTVFAKAAAGARRPLPSGDGGVGGAPSCQVHGGDVYCGGAGALPVRVDGRTGRTVWRADIAPATTEQDRYYASVLGVRDGTVLVQQTVFSGEPVVDPVDVVALDAGTGEQLWTRRVDISDIDTTLTGDLVLTPEPDGVTVAARSPRTGAERWSLPMPAGHHCTFTTAGAGTYAHCRPVARDAKAANSESRVLVVDRADGSARTVKVPLDSELLGVKQGDLVLVVDATDYTDATRGGDPMYETIMLLDLGTGSRVMTKQGEDGRGRAALVGGVLVFVRSGGQVTGVSPHTGEVLWRTRTSLERPGAPGYDASSETFYLASATGRVAALDRLKGTLLWETLPRATPISSVQGEPWALPHEGTVAVAVPDGTLFSLDPAHPDREPVSG; this is encoded by the coding sequence GTGCCGCTGCGCAGCGACGACCCCGGATCGGTCGGCGGGTACAAGGTGGTCGACCGGCTCGGCACCGGCGGAATGGGTGTCGTCTACCGGGCGAGATCCCGCTCCGGGCGCGAGGTCGCCGTGAAGGTGGTGCACGCCCAGTACGCGCAGGACGCCGTGTTCCGCAGCCGGTTCCGCCAGGAGATCGAGGCCGTCCGCAAGGTCAGCGGCGCCTTCACCGCGGCGGTCGTCGACGCCGACCCGGAGGCGGAGCGCCCCTGGATGGCCACCCAGTACGTGCCCGGCCGCTCGCTCGCCCAGCGTATCCGCGACCACGGCCCGCTCGACGGCACCGAGCTGCGCGTCCTGGCCCTGGGGCTGGTGGAGGCGCTGCGGGAGATCCACCGGGCCGGTGTGGTGCACCGGGACCTGAAGCCGGCCAATGTGCTGATGGCGGACGACGGTCCCCGGGTGATCGACTTCGGTATCTCGCGCGCGGCGGAGAACCTCGCCCTGACCGAGACCGGCCAGATGATCGGCACCCCGCCGTTCATGTCCCCGGAACAGCTCACCGACGCCCGCACGGCGGGCCCCGCCTCGGACGTGTTCTCGCTGGGCACCCTGCTGGTCTACGCCGCCACCGGCCGGGGCCCCTTCGACGCGGACAGCCCCTATCTGACGGCCTACCGGGTGATCCACGACGAACCCGTGCTGGACGGGGTGGACCCGCCCCTGCGGGCCGCGCTGGAACGCTGCCTGGCCAAGGAGGCCGCCGACCGCCCCGGACTCGACGAACTGGCACGGGAGTTCGAGGCCGCCCTGCCGGAGCCGGAGCCGGGGTCCCAGCCGGTGGTGCCCCGGCGCGAGGAGGTCGCGGCTGCCGCCACGGAGTTCCACCTGGAGATGGGCCCGGATCCGGAGCCGCCCCCCGCCCGCCGGCGCCGTCTCCGTCCCCTGCTCGCCGCGACCGGTACCGTCGGCGCGCTGGTCCTCGGGCTGACCGCCTACCTGCTGGGGCCGGGCCGCGCGGACACGACGGACACGGCGGCTCCCGCGCCGACCCCGACCTCCCGCTGGACGCCACCGCCCGGCGCCTGGAAGCCCTGGCAGACGACGGTGTTCGCGAAGGCCGCGGCGGGCGCACGCCGACCGTTGCCCTCGGGCGACGGCGGCGTAGGTGGCGCTCCCTCCTGCCAGGTGCACGGCGGCGACGTCTACTGCGGCGGCGCGGGAGCCCTCCCGGTCCGCGTCGACGGCCGTACGGGCAGGACGGTCTGGCGCGCGGACATCGCGCCGGCGACCACCGAGCAGGACCGGTACTACGCCTCGGTCCTCGGTGTCAGGGACGGCACGGTCCTCGTGCAGCAGACCGTCTTCAGCGGCGAACCCGTGGTGGACCCGGTCGATGTCGTCGCCCTCGACGCGGGCACCGGCGAGCAGCTGTGGACCCGGCGGGTGGACATCTCCGACATCGACACGACCCTGACCGGGGACCTCGTCCTCACCCCCGAACCCGACGGGGTGACGGTCGCGGCGCGGTCCCCGCGCACCGGGGCCGAGCGCTGGTCCCTGCCGATGCCCGCCGGCCACCACTGCACGTTCACCACGGCCGGAGCGGGCACGTACGCGCACTGCCGGCCGGTGGCCCGGGACGCCAAGGCGGCGAACTCGGAATCCCGGGTCCTGGTCGTGGACCGCGCCGACGGTTCGGCCAGGACCGTGAAGGTGCCGCTGGACAGCGAACTCCTCGGCGTCAAGCAGGGGGATCTGGTCCTGGTCGTGGACGCCACCGACTACACCGACGCGACCCGCGGCGGCGACCCGATGTACGAGACGATCATGCTCCTGGATCTGGGGACCGGGTCCAGGGTGATGACGAAGCAGGGCGAGGACGGGCGGGGCCGAGCGGCCCTGGTGGGCGGCGTGCTGGTGTTCGTCCGGTCCGGCGGCCAGGTGACCGGCGTGTCACCGCACACGGGCGAGGTGCTGTGGCGGACCAGGACCAGCCTGGAACGTCCGGGCGCGCCCGGGTACGACGCGTCCTCGGAGACCTTCTACCTGGCCAGCGCCACCGGAAGGGTCGCGGCCCTCGACAGGCTCAAGGGCACCCTGCTCTGGGAGACGCTGCCCCGCGCCACGCCCATCTCGTCCGTCCAGGGCGAGCCGTGGGCACTGCCCCACGAGGGAACGGTGGCCGTGGCCGTCCCGGACGGCACCCTCTTCTCCCTCGACCCCGCTCACCCCGACCGGGAGCCCGTGTCGGGGTGA
- the nadA gene encoding quinolinate synthase NadA, protein MTTAQTQELDVQPTPLALLLLGREADPRSERGVECPGDLPSPSDPDLVERARAAKEKLGDKVFVLGHHYQRDEVIQFADVTGDSFKLARDAAARPEAEYIVFCGVHFMAESADILTGDDQKVVLPDLAAGCSMADMATAEQVAECWDVLTEAGIAEQVVPVSYMNSSADIKAFTGKHGGTICTSSNAKRALDWAFEQGEKVLFLPDQHLGRNTAVRDMGMSLDDCVLYNPHKPNGGLTVQQLRDAKMILWRGHCSVHGRFSLQSVNDVRERIPGVNVLVHPECKHEVVAAADYVGSTEYIIKALEAAPAGSKWAIGTELNLVRRLANRFAPEGKEIVFLDRTVCFCSTMNRIDLPHLVWTLESLAEGTLVNRIEVDKETEAFAKLALERMLALP, encoded by the coding sequence GTGACCACCGCCCAGACCCAGGAGCTCGACGTACAGCCGACGCCCCTCGCCCTGCTGCTGCTCGGCCGCGAGGCCGACCCGAGGAGCGAGCGCGGTGTCGAGTGCCCGGGCGACCTTCCCTCCCCGTCCGACCCCGACCTGGTGGAGCGCGCCCGCGCGGCCAAGGAGAAGCTCGGGGACAAGGTCTTCGTGCTCGGCCACCACTACCAGCGCGACGAGGTCATCCAGTTCGCGGACGTCACGGGCGACTCCTTCAAGCTGGCCCGCGACGCGGCGGCCCGCCCCGAGGCCGAGTACATCGTGTTCTGCGGTGTGCACTTCATGGCCGAGTCCGCGGACATCCTCACCGGCGACGACCAGAAGGTCGTGCTGCCGGACCTGGCCGCCGGGTGCTCGATGGCCGACATGGCCACCGCCGAGCAGGTCGCCGAGTGCTGGGACGTGCTGACCGAGGCCGGCATAGCCGAGCAGGTCGTGCCCGTCTCGTACATGAACTCCTCCGCCGACATCAAGGCCTTCACCGGCAAGCACGGCGGCACGATCTGCACCTCGTCGAACGCGAAGCGGGCCCTGGACTGGGCCTTCGAGCAGGGTGAGAAGGTCCTCTTCCTGCCGGACCAGCACCTGGGGCGCAACACCGCCGTGCGGGACATGGGCATGTCGCTCGACGACTGCGTCCTCTACAACCCGCACAAGCCGAACGGCGGCCTCACGGTCCAGCAGCTGCGCGACGCGAAGATGATCCTGTGGCGGGGGCACTGCTCGGTGCACGGCCGCTTCAGCCTGCAGTCCGTGAACGACGTACGGGAGCGGATCCCGGGCGTCAACGTGCTGGTCCACCCCGAGTGCAAGCACGAGGTCGTGGCGGCGGCGGACTACGTCGGGTCGACCGAGTACATCATCAAGGCGCTGGAGGCCGCGCCCGCCGGTTCCAAGTGGGCGATCGGCACCGAGCTGAACCTGGTGCGGCGGCTGGCGAACCGTTTCGCGCCCGAGGGCAAGGAGATCGTGTTCCTCGACCGCACGGTCTGCTTCTGCTCGACGATGAACCGCATCGACCTCCCCCACCTGGTGTGGACCCTGGAGTCCCTCGCCGAGGGCACCCTCGTCAACCGCATCGAGGTCGACAAGGAGACGGAGGCGTTCGCCAAGCTGGCGCTGGAGCGGATGCTGGCGCTGCCGTAA
- a CDS encoding iron-sulfur cluster assembly accessory protein — translation MSVSDETGTVTDGIIVTDAAAAKVKALLDQEGRDDLALRVAVQPGGCSGLRYQLFFDERSLDGDVEKDFDGVKVVTDRMSAPYLGGATIDFVDTIEKQGFTIDNPNATGSCACGDSFS, via the coding sequence ATGTCCGTATCGGACGAGACCGGCACCGTCACCGACGGCATCATCGTGACCGACGCCGCCGCGGCCAAGGTCAAGGCCCTGCTCGACCAGGAAGGCCGGGACGACCTGGCGCTGCGCGTCGCCGTCCAGCCCGGCGGCTGCTCCGGCCTGCGCTACCAGCTCTTCTTCGACGAGCGCTCGCTCGACGGCGACGTGGAGAAGGACTTCGACGGTGTGAAGGTCGTCACCGACCGCATGAGCGCCCCGTACCTGGGCGGCGCCACCATCGACTTCGTCGACACCATCGAGAAGCAGGGCTTCACCATCGACAACCCGAACGCGACGGGTTCCTGCGCCTGCGGCGACTCCTTCAGCTGA
- a CDS encoding carbohydrate kinase family protein: MRIAVSGSIATDHLMTFPGRFADQLVADQLHTVSLSFLVDQLDVRRGGVGANIAFGMGQLGTRPILVGAAGADFDEYRAWLDRHGVDTASVRISETLHTARFVCTTDADHNQIGSFYTGAMSEARLIELKTVADRVGGLDLVLIGADDPEAMLRHTEECRSRNIPFAADFSQQIARMDGDEIRILLDGATYLFSNEYEKGLIESKTGWSDAEILAKVGHRVTTLGSRGVRVERDGEDPIEVGCPEEERKAEPTGVGDAFRAGFLSGLAWDVSLERAAQVGCMLATLVIETVGTQEYALRRAHFMDRFEKAYGDEAAAEVKKHLS; this comes from the coding sequence GTGCGTATCGCAGTCTCCGGCTCCATCGCCACCGACCATCTGATGACCTTCCCGGGCCGCTTCGCCGACCAACTCGTCGCGGATCAGCTGCACACGGTCTCCCTCTCCTTCCTCGTCGACCAGCTCGACGTACGTCGAGGCGGTGTCGGCGCGAACATCGCGTTCGGCATGGGACAGCTCGGCACGCGGCCGATCCTGGTCGGCGCGGCGGGCGCCGACTTCGACGAGTACCGCGCGTGGCTCGACCGGCACGGGGTGGACACGGCCTCCGTGCGCATCTCCGAAACGCTGCACACGGCCCGCTTCGTGTGCACCACGGACGCCGACCACAACCAGATCGGCTCCTTCTACACCGGCGCGATGAGCGAGGCCCGCCTCATCGAGCTCAAGACCGTCGCCGACCGGGTCGGTGGCCTCGACCTCGTCCTGATCGGCGCGGACGACCCGGAGGCGATGCTCCGCCACACCGAGGAGTGCCGCTCCCGGAACATCCCGTTCGCCGCGGACTTCTCCCAGCAGATCGCCCGCATGGACGGCGACGAGATCCGGATACTGCTGGACGGCGCCACGTACCTCTTCTCCAACGAGTACGAGAAGGGCCTCATCGAGTCGAAGACCGGCTGGTCGGACGCGGAGATCCTGGCGAAGGTGGGCCACCGGGTGACCACGCTCGGCTCGCGCGGTGTCCGCGTCGAGCGGGACGGCGAGGACCCCATCGAGGTCGGCTGCCCCGAGGAGGAGCGCAAGGCCGAGCCCACGGGTGTCGGGGACGCGTTCCGTGCGGGGTTCCTCTCGGGCCTGGCCTGGGATGTCTCGCTGGAGCGGGCGGCGCAGGTGGGCTGCATGCTCGCCACGCTGGTCATCGAGACGGTGGGTACGCAGGAGTACGCGTTGCGCCGGGCGCACTTCATGGACCGCTTCGAGAAGGCTTACGGGGACGAGGCGGCGGCGGAGGTGAAGAAGCACCTGAGCTGA
- a CDS encoding aminotransferase class V-fold PLP-dependent enzyme, whose product MAYFDSASSAPLHPVARQALQASLDEGWADPARLYREGRRARLLLDAAREAAAEAVGCRADELTFTSSGTRAVHSGIAGVLAGRRRVGRHLIVSSVEHSSVLHTAEAHEADGGTVTRVAVARTGSVAVSSYAEALRPDTALACLQSANHEVGTEQPVAEVAEVCRAAGVPLLVDAAQSLGWGRVNGDWSVLTASAHKWGGPSGVGLLVVRKGVRFVAHGPADERESGRAAGFENIPAIVAAAASLRAVRAEADEEAVRLRELTERIRARVPSLVPDVEVVGDPGRRLPGIVTFSCLYVDGETLLHELDREGFSVSSGSSCTSSTLTPSHVLRAMGVLSEGNVRVSLPAGAAAEDVERFLSVLPGTVATVREKLGAPVTSTVTAVQEDTLVVDALGKRCPIPVIELAKAIGDIPVGGTVRVLSDDEAARLDIPAWCEMRGQEYVGEEPVERGAAYVVRRVS is encoded by the coding sequence GTGGCCTACTTCGACTCCGCTTCCTCCGCTCCCCTTCATCCCGTCGCCCGGCAGGCGTTGCAGGCCTCGCTGGACGAAGGGTGGGCCGATCCCGCGCGGTTGTACCGGGAGGGGCGGCGGGCCCGGCTGTTGCTCGACGCCGCCCGGGAGGCCGCGGCCGAGGCGGTCGGATGCCGGGCGGACGAACTGACCTTCACCTCGTCGGGGACCCGGGCAGTGCACTCGGGGATCGCGGGGGTGCTGGCCGGGCGGCGACGGGTGGGCCGCCACCTGATCGTGTCGTCGGTCGAACACTCTTCGGTGCTGCACACGGCGGAGGCGCACGAGGCCGACGGCGGGACGGTCACCCGGGTGGCGGTGGCCCGCACGGGGTCGGTCGCCGTGTCCTCCTACGCCGAAGCCCTGCGCCCTGACACGGCGCTCGCGTGTCTGCAGTCGGCAAACCACGAGGTGGGAACCGAGCAGCCGGTGGCCGAGGTGGCGGAGGTCTGCCGGGCGGCGGGCGTGCCGCTGCTGGTGGACGCGGCGCAGTCGCTCGGATGGGGGCGGGTGAACGGGGACTGGTCGGTGTTGACCGCCAGTGCCCACAAATGGGGCGGACCCTCCGGAGTCGGGCTGCTCGTCGTCCGCAAGGGGGTGCGGTTCGTGGCGCATGGGCCCGCCGACGAGCGGGAGTCGGGGCGGGCGGCGGGCTTCGAGAACATCCCGGCGATCGTGGCGGCCGCCGCGTCGCTGCGGGCCGTACGGGCCGAGGCCGACGAGGAGGCCGTGCGGCTGCGGGAGTTGACGGAACGGATTCGGGCGCGGGTGCCGTCGCTGGTGCCGGACGTGGAGGTGGTGGGCGACCCGGGGCGCCGGCTGCCGGGGATCGTCACCTTCTCCTGTCTCTATGTCGACGGGGAGACATTGCTGCACGAGCTGGACCGCGAGGGCTTCTCCGTCTCCTCCGGGTCCTCCTGTACGAGCAGCACGCTGACGCCGAGCCATGTGCTGCGCGCCATGGGGGTGCTGAGCGAGGGGAACGTCCGGGTGTCGCTGCCGGCCGGGGCGGCGGCCGAGGACGTCGAGCGGTTCCTGTCGGTGCTGCCGGGGACGGTCGCGACGGTACGGGAGAAGCTGGGGGCGCCGGTGACCAGCACCGTCACGGCCGTCCAGGAGGACACCCTTGTCGTGGACGCCCTCGGCAAGCGGTGCCCGATCCCCGTCATCGAGCTGGCCAAGGCGATCGGGGACATCCCCGTCGGCGGCACCGTCCGCGTCCTGTCGGACGACGAGGCGGCCCGCCTGGACATCCCGGCGTGGTGCGAGATGCGGGGCCAGGAGTATGTGGGCGAGGAGCCGGTGGAGCGGGGGGCGGCGTACGTGGTGCGCCGGGTGAGCTGA
- the coxB gene encoding cytochrome c oxidase subunit II, whose product MSPNGSDRSPRRPMRRKLLQAMTAGLVLATATGCTWEDFPRLGMPTPTTEEAPRILSLWQGSWAAALATGVLVWGLILWSAFFHRRSRTKVEVPPQTRYNMPIEALYTVVPLIIVSVLFYFTARDESKLLDTSKKPDLTVNVVGFQWSWCFNYIENVEGSTGDAKTDENLAAVPTKWKNQFPDNAGGVYTCGIPGDKNPQTGNPGPTLWLPEGKTVRFVLTSRDVIHSFWVVPFLMKQDVIPGHTNVFQVTPNQEGTFLGKCAELCGVDHSRMLFNVKVVSQERYEQHLKELAEKGQTGYVPAGIEQTQHEKDREVNQL is encoded by the coding sequence GTGAGTCCCAACGGCTCCGACCGCTCGCCGCGGCGCCCGATGCGGCGGAAGCTGCTGCAGGCAATGACCGCAGGCCTGGTCCTGGCAACCGCAACCGGTTGCACATGGGAGGACTTCCCCCGCCTGGGTATGCCCACCCCGACCACGGAAGAGGCTCCGCGGATCCTCTCCCTGTGGCAGGGGTCGTGGGCGGCCGCGCTCGCCACGGGCGTGCTGGTGTGGGGCCTGATCCTGTGGAGTGCTTTCTTCCACCGGCGCAGCCGCACCAAGGTCGAAGTTCCCCCACAGACCCGGTACAACATGCCCATCGAGGCGCTGTACACGGTCGTCCCGCTGATCATCGTCTCGGTGCTCTTCTACTTCACCGCCCGCGACGAGTCGAAGCTCCTCGACACGTCGAAGAAGCCCGACCTCACGGTCAACGTGGTCGGCTTCCAGTGGAGCTGGTGCTTCAACTACATCGAGAACGTCGAAGGCTCCACCGGCGATGCGAAGACCGACGAGAACCTGGCAGCGGTTCCCACCAAGTGGAAGAACCAGTTCCCGGACAACGCGGGCGGCGTCTACACCTGCGGCATCCCCGGCGACAAGAACCCGCAGACCGGCAACCCCGGCCCCACCCTGTGGCTGCCCGAGGGCAAGACGGTCCGCTTCGTGCTGACCTCGCGTGACGTCATCCACTCCTTCTGGGTCGTGCCGTTCCTGATGAAGCAGGACGTCATCCCGGGCCACACCAACGTGTTCCAGGTGACGCCCAATCAGGAGGGCACCTTCCTCGGCAAGTGCGCCGAACTGTGTGGCGTCGACCACTCCCGGATGCTCTTCAACGTGAAGGTCGTCTCCCAGGAGCGGTACGAGCAGCACCTGAAGGAGCTGGCCGAGAAGGGCCAGACCGGTTATGTCCCGGCGGGCATCGAGCAGACGCAGCACGAGAAGGACCGGGAGGTGAACCAGCTGTGA